From Ipomoea triloba cultivar NCNSP0323 chromosome 5, ASM357664v1, the proteins below share one genomic window:
- the LOC116020925 gene encoding pectinesterase-like, translating to MGTTRLLCFLLIVLLSIPSFILSGDLNGLCNQTPYPDQCKHFMTHTNFKGKSDFKKMAIRVAMERALSASSQANGLGPKCRNPREKAAWADCLSLYEDTILQLNRTLDPAVKCTDFDAQTWLSAAVTNLETCRTGFAELGVSNGAVFPAISDANVTRLISNTLALINNASAPRETYGGDFPTWVSPGDRKLLQDGSAVRPNLVVASDGSGDFKTVKAALVAAAKRRRGSGRFVIHIKRGVYRENVEIGWKTKNIMLVGDGLRRTIITGSRSVGGGSTTFNSATVAVTGEGFIAQGITFRNTAGPKNHQAVALRSGSDHSVFYQCGFEGYQDTLYVHSQRQFYKDCDIYGTVDFIFGNAAVVLQNCIIYARKPMNKQRITITAQGRTDRNQNTGISIHNSRVMAGSDLKPVAGSFKAYLGRPWKKYSRTVFLRTYMESIVDPTGWVEWDGKFALNTLYYGEYKNSGPGSSTKRRVKWRGYRVITSATEAAQFSVQSFIAGRSWLPATKVPFRAGL from the exons ATGGGTACGACGAGGCTATTATGTTTTCTCCTCATCGTACTGCTTTCAATTCCCTCATTTATCCTCTCCGGGGACTTGAACGGGTTGTGCAACCAAACCCCATATCCAGATCAGTGTAAACACTTCATGACTCACACCAATTTCAAAGGGAAATCCGATTTCAAGAAAATGGCAATCCGAGTGGCCATGGAGAGGGCTCTTAGCGCCAGTTCTCAGGCCAACGGGCTCGGCCCAAAGTGTAGAAATCCTCGAGAAAAAGCCGCCTGGGCGGATTGTCTTAGCCTCTACGAAGATACCATTTTGCAGCTCAACCGAACCCTTGACCCCGCCGTGAAATGCACGGATTTCGACGCCCAAACGTGGCTCAGCGCCGCCGTGACGAACCTCGAGACTTGCCGGACCGGGTTCGCGGAGCTGGGCGTGTCGAACGGCGCCGTTTTCCCCGCCATTTCCGACGCTAATGTCACGCGCTTGATTTCTAACACTTTGGCTCTCATTAACAACGCCTCTGCTCCCCGGGAAACCTACGGGGGTGATTTTCCGACGTGGGTTTCGCCCGGTGACCGGAAACTGCTCCAGGATGGGTCCGCCGTCAGGCCGAACCTTGTGGTGGCTTCGGACGGCTCCGGCGACTTTAAGACCGTGAAGGCCGCTCTTGTTGCCGCTGCTAAGAGGCGGCGTGGCAGTGGGCGGTTTGTGATCCATATAAAGCGCGGCGTTTACCGGGAAAATGTTGAGATTGGGTGGAAGACGAAGAACATTATGCTTGTTGGCGATGGATTGAGGCGCACCATAATCACCGGCAGCCGGAGCGTTGGCGGTGGTTCCACCACCTTCAACTCCGCCACCGTTG CTGTCACCGGAGAAGGATTCATAGCTCAGGGCATTACATTCCGCAACACGGCCGGTCCAAAAAACCATCAAGCCGTTGCTCTTCGATCCGGTTCGGACCATTCGGTTTTCTATCAATGCGGTTTTGAGGGATACCAAGACACTCTTTACGTCCATTCCCAACGCCAATTCTACAAAGACTGCGACATCTATGGCACCGTAGACTTCATCTTCGGAAACGCCGCCGTTGTTTTACAAAACTGCATCATATATGCGAGGAAACCTATGAACAAACAACGTATTACCATCACGGCCCAAGGTCGGACCGACCGGAACCAGAATACCGGAATATCTATCCACAATTCTCGGGTGATGGCCGGTTCGGACCTCAAGCCGGTCGCTGGCTCGTTCAAGGCTTACTTAGGGAGGCCGTGGAAGAAATATTCCCGAACGGTTTTTCTCCGAACCTACATGGAATCTATTGTTGACCCGACCGGTTGGGTCGAGTGGGATGGGAAATTTGCATTGAATACTTTGTACTATGGCGAATATAAGAACTCTGGACCCGGTTCATCAACTAAGCGGCGAGTGAAGTGGCGTGGTTACCGGGTTATTACAAGTGCAACCGAGGCGGCCCAATTCAGCGTGCAGAGTTTTATAGCGGGTCGCTCGTGGCTGCCGGCGACAAAAGTCCCATTCCGTGCTGGACTGTAA
- the LOC116018749 gene encoding pentatricopeptide repeat-containing protein At5g14080: MISRSVGELAKVISHALISKSKQTVPTQTWTPLMEQALHRLGCRESLSPTLVAHVIDPHLLHHHSLALGFFDWSSQQPGFSHDSSSYQSILKALSLSRKFNAMDRVLKQSKSQKVNLPPYVYRAVIASQITSKNTCTAFSTFKEVSSLISDIGPQTCNSLLAAISSEGDLFRARNVFDEMTIKGIRLNTLGFGVFVWKFCRCNGLEMTLNVLDEVRRIDFSGINGSVIAVLVAHGLCSGSFVSEAVVALDELRQRDCKPDFMAYRIVAEALREMGNAVDVEWVLKRKRKLGVAPRSNDYKDFILTLISERLISEAKELGEVIMKGNFPMDDDLLNALVGSVSALDPCCSMLFFNFMVDREVIPTLLTLKNLGRNLCKLGKTEMLVEVSQKLFARAYFTDKRTYNLMLTLLCEAGKVREAYEILGEMKRKGLGLDISSYNSLLEACCREDLLRPAKRLWDEMFTNGCPANLKSYNILIQKCSEVGEVEEAYRLFEHMFEKRVAPDATTYKSLLKGICQAKDIALALHVFDMSVSQSTVLARNILGSFVLYLCKEGNVLHALKLLHSHIDDIAFLDSHLTVLKFLSDAGETSLALEHLKLIGDKSAFMLQALHNEILSLSKPDPLMKLFKAMRENRDGS, translated from the exons ATGATCAGCCGATCGGTCGGAGAGTTGGCAAAAGTCATAAGCCATGCTTTGATATCAAAATCCAAACAAACTGTTCCAACTCAAACATGGACGCCATTGATGGAGCAAGCTTTGCACCGTCTTGGATGTCGCGAGTCACTAAGCCCTACACTGGTCGCCCATGTAATCGACCCGCATCTCCTCCATCACCACTCCCTTGCTCTGGGCTTCTTTGACTGGTCCTCTCAACAACCAGGCTTTTCTCATGATTCCTCTTCCTATCAGTCAATTCTCAAGGCTCTTTCCCTTTCTCGCAAATTCAACGCCATGGATAGGGTTTTGAAACAGAGCAAATCCCAGAAGGTTAACCTTCCGCCGTATGTTTATCGCGCTGTCATTGCCTCTCAGATCACTAGTAAGAACACCTGCACTGCGTTTTCTACTTTCAAAGAGGTTAGTTCACTAATATCCGATATTGGACCTCAAACTTGTAATTCGCTTCTTGCTGCTATCTCTTCTGAAGGAGATCTTTTTCGTGCTCGGAACGTGTTCGATGAAATGACTATTAAAGGCATTCGGTTAAACACGCTTGGGTTTGGTGTGTTTGTGTGGAAATTTTGTCGCTGTAATGGATTAGAAATGACTTTGAATGTGCTAGACGAGGTTCGGAGGATTGATTTTTCTGGAATTAACGGGTCTGTTATTGCAGTTTTAGTTGCTCATGGGCTATGTTCTGGGTCTTTCGTCTCAGAGGCTGTTGTGGCTTTGGATGAGTTGAGGCAAAGAGATTGTAAACCCGATTTCATGGCGTATAGGATTGTTGCTGAAGCATTGCGAGAAATGGGTAATGCGGTTGATGTAGAGTGGGTTTTGAAGAGAAAACGGAAGCTGGGGGTGGCACCAAGATCCAATGATTATAAAGACTTTATTCTTACCTTGATTTCAGAAAGACTAATATCTGAAGCAAAAGAGTTGGGTGAAGTAATCATGAAAGGGAATTTCCCAATGGACGATGATCTACTCAATGCTCTGGTAGGCTCTGTTTCAGCTCTTGACCCTTGTTGCTCCATGTtattcttcaatttcatggTTGACAGAGAAGTGATTCCTACACTTCTTACATTGAAGAACTTGGGCAGGAACCTTTGCAAGCTTGGCAAAACTGAAATGCTGGTTGAAGTTTCTCAGAAGTTATTTGCCAGAGCATATTTCACAGATAAACGGACTTATAATTTGATGCTTACACTTTTGTGTGAGGCCGGTAAAGTAAGAGAGGCTTATGAGATACTTGGTGAGATGAAAAGAAAAGGTTTAGGTCTGGACATATCATCTTACAATTCTCTTCTAGAAGCTTGCTGCAGAGAAGATCTACTGCGGCCAGCAAAACGGCTGTGGGATGAGATGTTTACAAATGGCTGCCCTGCCAATTTAAAGTCCTACAACATCCTAATACAGAAATGTTCAGAAGTTGGTGAAGTTGAAGAGGCTTATAGGCTATTTGAGCACATGTTTGAGAAAAGGGTAGCACCTGATGCAACAACTTACAAATCCCTTCTTAAAGGAATTTGTCAAGCCAAAGATATTGCCCTGGCTCTTCATGTATTTGATATGTCTGTTTCTCAAAGTACTGTCCTTGCTCGGAATATTTTGGGTTCATTTGTCCTCTATCTTTGTAAGGAAG GTAATGTGCTTCATGCTTTGAAGTTACTTCATAGCCACATTGATGATATTGCATTTCTAGACTCCCATCTCACAGTACTGAAATTTTTAAGTGATGCTGGAGAGACTTCATTGGCTCTTGAACACTTGAAGTTGATTGGAGACAAGTCTGCTTTCATGTTGCAAGCTCTTCACAATGAGATTTTGTCTCTGTCAAAACCAGATCCACTTATGAAGTTGTTTAAGGCAATGCGGGAAAACAGAGATGGATCCTAG